In the genome of Epinephelus lanceolatus isolate andai-2023 chromosome 18, ASM4190304v1, whole genome shotgun sequence, one region contains:
- the c1qtnf6a gene encoding complement C1q tumor necrosis factor-related protein 1, with the protein MLGALILLSLTSLVALVPPPPPVPCRQCCDDLEPPEGSGAQPPTGGFSHVPEVRTYINMTILKGDKGDRGDRGTPGKPGQEGPPGSRGPTGSKGAKGQAGPPGDPCKVQYSAFSVGRRKSLHSLDSYQGLVFDTVFVNLNDHFNMFNGKFICHVPGIYFFNVNIHTWNFKETYLHIMHNDTEQAIVYAQPSDRSIMQSQSVMLELELKDEVWIRLYKRERENAVYSDDVDVYITFNGYLIKGSVEGN; encoded by the exons ATGTTGGGTGCCCTCATCCTTCTGTCCCTCACCTCCCTGGTGGCCCTggtgcctcctcctcctcccgtcCCCTGCAGGCAGTGCTGTGATGACCTGGAGCCACCAGAGGGCAGTGGAGCCCAGCCTCCAACAGGAGGTTTCAGCCATGTGCCAGAGGTCCGCACTTACATCAACATGACCATCCTCAAAG GTGACAAAGGAGACCGTGGCGACAGAGGAACGCCTGGTAAACCTGGACAAGAAGGCCCTCCAGGCTCCAGAGGTCCCACGGGCTCAAAGGGCGCCAAGGGCCAGGCAGGTCCCCCAGGAGACCCCTGCAAAGTCCAGTACTCCGCCTTCTCCGTTGGCCGCCGCAAATCCCTCCACAGCCTGGACTCCTACCAGGGGCTTGTGTTTGACACAGTCTTCGTCAACCTCAACGACCACTTCAACATGTTCAACGGGAAATTCATCTGCCACGTCCCGGGGATCTACTTCTTCAACGTCAACATCCACACATGGAACTTCAAGGAGACATATCTGCACATCATGCACAACGACACAGAGCAGGCCATCGTGTACGCCCAGCCCAGCGACCGCTCCATCATGCAGAGTCAGAGCGTGatgctggagctggagctgaagGACGAAGTGTGGATCCGCCTGTacaagagggagagggagaacgCAGTCTACAGCGACGATGTAGATGTCTACATCACTTTTAACGGCTACCTCATCAAAGGTAGCGTAGAAGGAAACTGA